The stretch of DNA GCCTATGTGGGAATAAATAAAATGTTCTATTACTGTTATTAGTGTCGCTGTTATGTTGCATTTATTTGTATATTTGAACTGTATAcgttctcatttttctttctttctttctgtaagcCCCCCTTACCCTATGCTCTAACGAgagcctgtaaggtatgttaaataaataaataaataaataaaaaaatgcatagtgtcacggggtcgtgacgtagacgaagaccgcaggcgacgtgtccgagatgaaagtgtttatttggctgaaatgtggccgggaaacggaaaggtaatttacagcaacacacactgtatgcactgacagcggcgaacagagcatcgaccgtcgatcaactgacaagcggtgaagcgcgtcggcatttaaacatgtgccgtcgaatattctagcgttatcgctggctgtcgcgcaaattctagaatacgctcgagtgtgcgcgtcttgcgcgcagtcttaacataacgatctacaatgatcgcgaagcttctcgaacaatgaggcgcggttcgcgctgagcgttgcagacactctttgtggccgaaaaccgaatacagcaaaagtgataaagaaacgcacgtggcaatgcccccctctgaaaaggcatcgtcccgatgcttaaaacagcacacggggagggggggggcaatacatgcaacaataaataacaaaaataaatcaagaaagtacaataaacaataagcaaaagtacagtcctcagattcactaacgcgcgtaatatggcttgaggcgcacgacatggacgacttcaggtcgcgcacggcgccgctgagatttcgtaatgccgtcagggacaacctcgtagtcgagtgcgccgaggcgtcgaagtaccctgcacggtccgaagtatcgtcgaagaagcttctcactaagtccccgtcggcgtattggcatacatacccatacacggtcaccgggttggtattccatgtggcgtcgtcgaaggttgtagcggcggctgtcagtcgtctgctggttcttgatccgtaggcgggtgagctgtcgtgcttcttcggcgcgctgaacgtaagtggtcacgtcgatgttttcctcgtcggtcacgtttggtaacatggcgtcgagcgtcgttgccgggctccgtcggtagatcaacttgtatggcgtcatctgtgtcgtttctgtGTTGTtgtggagagcctggaggacctctggccgcaatgtcgagggtaccacgagaaggcaatcggctcgaagcggtgagaagttcttctttaggagaacaccgttgcacaagaaaaacgacgtcagtccccgcgtgaataccttcggaacaacggtggtcctgccctcggggtaatccacaaggcccttcagttccgggtcggctcgctgtcgttcggcgaagccGTCGGCagttatggctcccaagaagctgtcatcatccgggtcgtcgggtggtggtgggtcgacgggggcacgagacaggcagtcggcgtcggagtgtgtagcatagccatggcgTGCGCATAGCAGCGCCGGACCAGCAATGTATCAACGTAGTCAACAGAATGAAAAGGACGTTTATTGAAAAGTGTAGAACGTATTTATAGGCAGCACAGTGTAGACAGATAAAGATGCACACGTGGTAGTTGCAATAGTCCGATGTGGTGCAGGCGGCCAGCTGATGCGTCACaggtgcgcgcgcacgcacacacacacacacagcccacGTGAAGACACAACATTCCTTCCCCCTTAGAAGTGAAAGCGTTGTACTGGCTTGCGTTCTCTTGTAGAACGCCTGAGGGCTTGTGGGGCGACACCGGTATTCATCGGGACCGCCGTGATCTTTGGTGATGCACGTTGTGCAGAACCAGCATCATTAGGGAGGAACCCAGAAGACAGGCCATCCTCCGTGCTTCCCGCTACCGGAGGCGATCGTTCTGTTGCATGGTCTTGCTCGCTGCAACTTGTGGCAGTTGTTATTGGTGTCTGATCACTTCGCGAGTCCTGTCGCGGGCGAAGTTGATCTACATGCCGTTGGACGACCCCGTCCGTAGTGTCCACGGTCACCATTCTCGCTCCCGACGTCGCCTTCACATTGCCAGGCGTCCATTTGCTCCCTGCACCATAATTTCGGGCGTATACGTCACTTCCTGGTAGCGGCAGCCAGTCCTCTTGGTCTTCTTTTGATCCTTTAAGGGCTGGAGGAAAACATGTGTCCAACCGTGAGCGTATTTGGTAACCTAATAGTAACTCTGCTGGGGATTTACCGCACTTTTGCGGCGTCCTCCGATAGTTAAACAGCAAGCGTATCAGATTCTCCTCCAGCTTCCCTCTCCTCATTTTTCGAAGTCCATCTTTGATTGTTCGCACTGCCCTTTCCGCTGCACCATTAGACTGTGGGTGGTAGGGAGCACATCGGAGGTGCACTATGTTGTTGTTCGCCACGAATTCCTCAAAATCATGGCTGGAAAACTGAGTCCCGTTGTCGGAAACGATTGTGCGGGGTATCCCAAACCTGCTGGAAATGCCACGCAAACAGTTAATGGTGGTTTCCGTTGAAGCatgtgacagaggtacggcttcgaGCCATTTCGTGTGGGCGTCAACTACGACGAGTATCATTCTGCCGCATACCGGCCCCGCGTAGTCAATGTGAATGCGGGACCACCTTTCGCCGGTTTCAGGCCACTTGACAACGGGCGCCGCGGTTGGCAATTTTGAACACAATTCTGGCACTGAGCAGACACCTCTTCAATATTTCTGTCTAGGCCTGGCCACCAAAACAAAGAGCGCGCGACAGATTTCATTGCCGGCGAACCCTGGTGAGTCTCGTGTAAAAGCTGCAGCACTTGTACTCTTGCTTCGGCTGGTATTATGACCCTATTGCCCCAGTAAACAAGGTCATGTGCAACGGACAGCTCTAGCTTACGGTCAAAAAATGGCAGAATGTCCCTTGCCATCCCATTTGCGTGTCTGGGCCACCCATGTAGTATGTATCGTTTGACTTCTACCAGGACAGGATCTGACGCGGTGAAAGCCTTCAGCACACGCGTTGTCACGGCACCCCCTTTCAGCTGGTTTAGCGAAAGTACATATTCGAGTGGCTCACCGTCGTCGTCAGTTTCCGTAGTTTGCAGCGGCAGTCGGCTTAGGGCATCCGCATTCAGCATCTGTCGTCCTGGGGCGTACTGCAGCTGGTACCGGTAGGCCCCCAGCTGAAGCGCCCACCGTTGTATCCGGTCAGCGGCCATCGTGGGCGTCTGCCTGTCTGACctcaacaggcccagcaacggCGGGTGGTCAGTCACCAAGGTAAATTCCCGACCTAGAAGGTAGTCGCGGAATTTAGTTACGCCAAATACCAGTGCCAGTGCCTCTCGCTCGAGCTgtgaatagttgcgctctgcctGTGTTAACGTACGCGAGCGAAACCCGATCGGCCTGTGAGCGTTACCGATCGTGTGAAACAAGACCGCGCCCAATCCGTATGGAGACGCGTCGCACTCAAGTTTTAGTTCCTTCGAAGGGTCGAAATGGACGAGAACCTTGGCTGCTTTGAGGCTTTGTTTAGCAACCTTAAACGCAAGTTCTTGAGGCTGTTCCCAGTGCCAGCGCGCATTCTTTTCCAGCAACTGATACAAAGGAAAAAGTGTGGTAGACATGTTAGGCAGAAACCTCGCGTAAAACGTAATCATTCCCAAAAAAGAACGCATTTCGGTGACGTTACGGGGGCTCTGTGCCTGCATGATAGCGTCGAGGTTTTTCTCTGTCGGATGAAGCCCATTGCGATCGATGCGATGCCCGAGATAGTTAACTGCTGGACTGCGCAGCTTGCACTTATCGTGTCTCAACTTTACGCCTCTCTCTCGAAAACGCTCCAAAACGTTTTTCAGCCTTTCGCCACTGTCGCTTGATTTTTCAGAAATGAGCACGTCGTCAAGCTAAGCTTGTGCACCCACAAGACCAGCTAGCACCTCATCCATTTTTCTTTGGAATATCGCGGGTGCAGAGGCTATTCCGAAAGGCAGTCGGTTGTAGCAAAAAAGCCCTTTTGGTGTGTTAATGACGCAAATTTTCTTTGCAGAATCATCCAGTGCCACTTGATTGTATGCGTCCCGTAAATCCAGAGTGCTAAAACAATCCCCATCGTGTAGTTGCGCAAACATATCTTCAATGATGGGCAAGGGGTATTGTTCAGTGGCGCATGCGGGGTTCACTGTGGCCTTGAAATCACCACAgattctcactgcgccgtctttcTTAAGAACTACGACTATAGGCGACGCCCATTCCGAGTGTGCCACCGGTGATAACACGCCCAAGGAAACTAACCGATCAAGTTCAAGTGACACGCGGTCGCGTAGCGCATATGGAACGGGTCTGGACTTACAGAACTTAGGTACGGCGCCTTCCTTTAGGTGCAGACTGACCGGAGGGCCTGTGATGAGCCCCAGTTCCTCGGAAAACACGTCGTGGAAGTCGTTGAATATGCTGTTCACACTGGACTTGCCCGTCTGTTCAGTGGGCTCCGAGACTCCAGCAACGCAAACCACCGGCACACCAGCGACGTTCAGCAGCTGAATTAAATCTCGACCGCAGAGGCTTGGTCCCGCACAGTCTAACACGGTCAGCGCGCACTCCACCGTCGCTCCCTTATGTGAAACACTGAGCGCAAGCTCCCCAAGCACTGGCAGTCGTCCTGAGTAGCAGGATAATTTCACACTGGATGGTCTCAGTTTCGGCCATTGGTCGCGGTGCTTCTCGTACAGTTGATGTGGGATGACACAAACGGGCGACCCAGTATCGACTTCCATGGTAAGCTGCACACCACACCAAGAGAACGTCCGGCGAATGGGTGGTACCAGACAGCTCTTCCGTTCAGAGGCCAAGGTCCAGATGTGCGCTGCTTCGTGTTCGTCGTCTGTCGAACCTTCCGTCCCCGTGAGAATGTTGGTTTGTGCCCTCCTTGCTGTTCCTTGCTCGCGAGCACCGCGGCTTCGGCATTTCCTTGCAAGGTGACCGCGTCCTCCACAGCGATAACAGCGAGCGTTAGACCAGGTGCAACAGGTCTCATTGTGCTTTGCACTACCGCACCTTGAACATTCTTGACGTGTAGCACTCCGCCTCTCGTCTTGCGGTGTTTTCTGCTGATACGCTTCTACTTTCAACACTGGTGTCAAGGCCGATTCGTTCATGTT from Rhipicephalus sanguineus isolate Rsan-2018 unplaced genomic scaffold, BIME_Rsan_1.4 Seq9156, whole genome shotgun sequence encodes:
- the LOC119378660 gene encoding uncharacterized protein LOC119378660; its protein translation is MAHHQLPDFEEGKDKWTPYLIKVEAYFEANAIEDSTKKRALLVAALSTHTIQVLAGKVAPRKPNALTYEEVVAVLSEHYDPKRHEITESYKFFSRCQAEGEPINEFLVDIRRIADNCNFGSALNRMLRDRIVCGVRSRALQKQLLAKQELTLEDAEAMVLSAEAADSGVKNMNESALTPVLKVEAYQQKTPQDERRSATRQECSRCGSAKHNETCCTWSNARCYRCGGRGHLARKCRSRGAREQGTARRAQTNILTGTEGSTDDEHEAAHIWTLASERKSCLVPPIRRTFSWCGVQLTMEVDTGSPVCVIPHQLYEKHRDQWPKLRPSSVKLSCYSGRLPVLGELALSVSHKGATVECALTVLDCAGPSLCGRDLIQLLNVAGVPVVCVAGVSEPTEQTGKSSVNSIFNDFHDVFSEELGLITGPPVSLHLKEGAVPKFCHSEPRMRH